One genomic window of Paenibacillus xylanilyticus includes the following:
- a CDS encoding sensor histidine kinase, which produces MKNVPKAIIVLWISLLFIMYWPQGVGAAGVQEDNSPVPITTWEVKWGNEHDQGFISEVGRPDEVWERQGLEKPDYTTVNPSTESLWTRLTIPQLSEDTSAIRFENIKGQHIVIYLKDRKVYENYHYNYDNNAVLLPLSIKNSGEQLYIWTENTNGRLGIFGMVEVGRYTNLQERYIHNGLLDVILGATFLFTAMTMLSCTFFFGKFHKGLWISLCVVMGSIGTMIITYSQFLYTFYQIYGDLYSILFDMAMLAGMPALCYFFEQIIGTGPYGIFTKLRKFQLVYSGIAIFALLLYFISSGQWDVLYVYLVQKAIGVILVILLTLLMIGTISQALRRNKEAILLAAGYSTFALISVAELLWYYQRNGTYHLIWWKWSMVAFIIALIAILGSRFAEKHRQVIEYSKELELFNNELQRSEKMEIISELAASVAHEVRNPLQVTRGFLQLMTEQEDNKNKGYVRIALEELDRASGIITDFLTFAKPEFDHIASLNIAEEFAHIEGILVPMANLEGGKITTDIPPDLWIRGNSSKFKQAFINIIKNSIEALQGQGQIDIWAYAQDGMIKVHVRDNGEGMDEEALVRLGEPYFSNKIKGTGLGMMVTFRIVEAMHGEISFTSTKGVGTEAVVSFAEFVD; this is translated from the coding sequence ATGAAAAATGTGCCCAAAGCGATCATCGTCCTATGGATCAGCCTGTTATTCATCATGTATTGGCCGCAGGGAGTAGGCGCTGCAGGTGTACAGGAAGATAACAGTCCTGTCCCCATTACGACATGGGAAGTAAAATGGGGAAATGAACACGATCAGGGGTTTATCAGCGAAGTGGGAAGACCCGATGAGGTCTGGGAGCGGCAAGGGTTGGAGAAGCCGGATTATACCACGGTGAATCCTTCCACGGAGTCACTATGGACTCGCTTGACCATTCCGCAGCTGAGTGAGGATACCTCTGCCATTCGTTTTGAAAATATTAAAGGTCAACATATCGTGATCTATCTTAAGGATCGCAAGGTGTATGAGAACTATCATTATAACTACGACAACAATGCGGTACTGCTGCCTCTATCCATCAAAAATTCAGGTGAGCAGCTGTATATATGGACTGAAAATACCAACGGCCGCCTTGGAATCTTCGGGATGGTGGAGGTAGGCAGATACACCAATCTGCAGGAGAGATATATTCATAATGGTTTGTTGGATGTCATCTTAGGGGCAACCTTTCTGTTTACAGCCATGACCATGCTCAGCTGCACATTCTTCTTTGGTAAATTCCATAAGGGATTATGGATCTCGCTATGTGTTGTCATGGGTTCCATCGGAACGATGATCATTACGTATTCACAATTTCTGTATACGTTCTACCAGATTTACGGGGATCTGTACTCCATATTGTTCGATATGGCGATGCTGGCGGGAATGCCTGCATTATGTTATTTTTTCGAACAGATTATTGGGACAGGACCTTATGGGATTTTCACGAAGTTAAGAAAATTCCAGCTCGTGTATTCGGGTATTGCAATCTTCGCACTGCTCCTGTATTTCATCTCGAGCGGTCAATGGGACGTACTGTATGTATATCTGGTTCAAAAGGCAATCGGGGTCATTTTGGTGATCCTGCTGACATTACTGATGATTGGTACCATATCTCAGGCGCTAAGGAGAAACAAGGAAGCGATACTGCTGGCTGCAGGATACAGTACGTTTGCGCTCATCAGTGTAGCCGAATTGTTATGGTACTATCAGCGGAACGGCACGTATCATCTCATATGGTGGAAGTGGTCGATGGTTGCTTTTATCATAGCACTTATAGCCATTCTGGGCAGTCGTTTTGCGGAAAAGCATAGACAGGTCATTGAATACTCCAAGGAACTGGAGCTGTTCAACAATGAATTGCAGCGATCCGAGAAGATGGAGATTATTAGTGAGCTGGCCGCTTCAGTTGCCCATGAAGTTCGGAATCCTTTACAGGTGACCAGAGGATTTTTACAGCTGATGACCGAACAGGAAGACAACAAAAACAAGGGGTATGTGCGAATTGCCCTTGAGGAGCTTGACCGGGCCTCAGGGATCATTACGGACTTTCTGACGTTTGCCAAACCGGAGTTTGATCATATCGCATCTCTTAATATTGCCGAAGAGTTTGCGCATATTGAAGGGATTCTGGTGCCAATGGCCAATCTGGAAGGCGGTAAAATAACAACGGATATTCCGCCAGATCTCTGGATTCGTGGCAACTCCTCCAAGTTCAAACAGGCCTTTATTAATATTATTAAAAACAGTATCGAAGCATTACAGGGTCAAGGCCAGATTGATATATGGGCCTATGCCCAGGATGGAATGATTAAAGTTCACGTGAGGGATAACGGGGAAGGCATGGATGAGGAAGCTTTGGTCCGCCTGGGAGAGCCCTACTTCTCCAACAAGATCAAGGGAACAGGGCTTGGGATGATGGTAACCTTCCGAATTGTGGAAGCGATGCATGGCGAGATCTCATTTACAAGTACAAAAGGGGTAGGAACGGAAGCTGTTGTATCTTTTGCCGAGTTCGTCGATTGA
- a CDS encoding YqkE family protein has product MAKSKKQPAAPKAAQDKPTTLKDLLSSDVLEKLKAQADEAKAAEAQRKEEERQQAEEARKAEQKRRDNDFEYLLNNSSLDWKKHK; this is encoded by the coding sequence ATGGCAAAATCCAAAAAACAACCTGCTGCTCCCAAAGCAGCTCAGGATAAACCAACGACGCTGAAGGATCTGCTCAGCAGCGACGTGCTGGAGAAGCTGAAGGCACAAGCTGATGAAGCCAAGGCTGCCGAAGCCCAGCGCAAGGAAGAGGAACGCCAGCAGGCCGAAGAGGCTCGCAAAGCGGAACAGAAGCGTCGGGATAATGACTTCGAGTATTTATTGAATAACAGCTCGCTGGACTGGAAGAAGCATAAATAA
- a CDS encoding methyl-accepting chemotaxis protein gives MKWTLGAKTVAGLVLISIITYGTSGFFIFFLQDWLSFSMPSWLYITLVLILGVCWNGILGWFASRWLTRPIVHLSKAAQQVSSGDLTAEIPERRTQDELAVLYDAFRAMVVNLRSIVNDISDSTRTTSQNAQSLSEAITQAAEQIEMMSEAVDHIAVGVEEQKVTSQHSLITADEMLNDFQRMHTQSIGMTEMSGQMERSVDQTKQTFSYLMKGMDELTVSHNRSRDIMVLLEKEASDIEAITQSVKNIAEETALLALNASIEAARAGEEGAGFAVVAQQIRKLSDESTQSVHRINELISRVQQRIRDTAQLIHEQHGLVVNESQRTINVDQTLQELTGTVEVFMKGAHEIGSKIAEQTVRVERTHGHVKQIQGKAGSFSDEARRIMDAAHEETAIMEEISSSAEELRELTNRLMDKTKAFRMQP, from the coding sequence ATGAAATGGACTTTAGGCGCAAAGACAGTCGCGGGTCTGGTACTTATTTCGATTATTACATACGGGACTAGCGGCTTTTTTATATTTTTCCTCCAGGACTGGCTCTCTTTCTCCATGCCAAGCTGGCTGTACATCACCTTAGTACTCATACTAGGAGTGTGCTGGAACGGAATTCTGGGATGGTTTGCCTCACGCTGGCTGACACGTCCAATTGTTCACCTATCCAAGGCAGCTCAGCAAGTTTCGTCAGGGGATTTGACAGCTGAAATTCCGGAGCGCCGTACACAGGACGAGCTTGCTGTTTTATATGATGCGTTTCGCGCGATGGTTGTTAATCTAAGAAGTATTGTAAACGATATCTCGGATAGTACACGTACGACCTCACAGAATGCGCAATCGCTAAGTGAAGCCATTACCCAGGCAGCTGAACAGATCGAAATGATGTCGGAAGCGGTGGATCATATTGCCGTAGGGGTAGAGGAACAAAAAGTAACCTCACAGCATTCACTGATTACCGCAGATGAGATGCTGAATGATTTTCAGCGCATGCATACCCAATCGATCGGAATGACAGAGATGTCAGGGCAGATGGAACGGTCGGTTGATCAAACGAAGCAGACCTTCTCGTATCTGATGAAAGGCATGGACGAGCTGACCGTATCACATAATCGCTCCCGCGACATCATGGTGCTTCTGGAGAAGGAAGCTTCGGATATTGAAGCCATTACGCAATCGGTCAAAAATATCGCCGAGGAGACAGCGCTTCTTGCCCTTAATGCATCCATTGAGGCAGCGCGTGCCGGGGAAGAGGGAGCAGGCTTCGCTGTCGTTGCCCAGCAGATTCGCAAGCTGTCGGACGAGAGTACACAATCGGTTCATCGGATTAACGAATTGATCAGTCGTGTTCAGCAGCGTATCCGGGATACAGCACAGCTGATACATGAGCAGCACGGGCTTGTCGTGAATGAGTCCCAGCGCACCATTAACGTTGATCAGACACTGCAGGAACTGACGGGGACGGTTGAGGTGTTCATGAAGGGCGCTCATGAGATCGGCTCCAAAATTGCAGAGCAGACGGTTCGGGTTGAACGGACGCATGGTCACGTGAAACAAATTCAAGGAAAAGCCGGTTCGTTCTCAGACGAGGCCAGACGGATTATGGATGCCGCTCATGAGGAGACGGCAATCATGGAGGAAATCTCTTCTTCGGCTGAAGAGTTGAGAGAATTAACGAATCGTTTGATGGATAAAACAAAAGCATTTCGGATGCAGCCATAA
- a CDS encoding ring-cleaving dioxygenase has translation MQIKGLHHVSALTAHAAENYRFYTDVMGLRLIKKTVNQDDVSVYHLFYGDEKGNPGTELTFFEIPMAGQTREGVNSISATSLRVPSDVALQYWIKRFDEYEVPHGEIMNRGGRATLSFTDFENQRLILVSDENNTGVPGGKPWDQSPVPAEYGIVGLGPVHLTVQDASLTAAVLTELLGFRQKGTYPAFVAGQPDVLVFESGEGGSGSEVHVEERNDLPIERPGRGSVHHVAFRVDNEEELKQWVERVRNYSFPNSGFVDRFYFRSLYFREANGILFELATDGPGFDTDEELAHLGESLALPPFLEGRRAEIEANLKPLDTVIR, from the coding sequence ATGCAAATCAAAGGACTTCACCACGTATCCGCACTGACCGCACATGCCGCTGAAAACTATCGCTTTTATACCGATGTCATGGGCCTTCGCCTGATCAAAAAAACAGTAAACCAGGATGACGTTTCCGTGTACCACCTCTTCTATGGAGATGAAAAAGGCAATCCCGGCACCGAGCTGACCTTCTTCGAAATTCCGATGGCCGGACAGACACGTGAAGGCGTGAACAGCATCTCTGCTACTTCGCTGCGCGTTCCGAGTGATGTTGCTCTCCAGTACTGGATCAAACGTTTTGACGAATACGAAGTACCTCACGGTGAAATTATGAATCGCGGTGGCCGTGCAACACTCTCCTTTACTGATTTTGAGAACCAGCGTCTGATCTTGGTGTCTGACGAAAACAACACAGGTGTTCCTGGGGGCAAACCATGGGATCAGAGCCCGGTACCGGCTGAATACGGTATTGTCGGCCTTGGTCCTGTACACCTCACCGTTCAGGATGCCTCGTTGACGGCTGCTGTTCTGACGGAGCTGCTTGGATTCCGTCAAAAAGGAACCTACCCTGCTTTTGTTGCAGGTCAACCGGATGTTCTTGTATTTGAATCCGGTGAAGGAGGCAGTGGTTCCGAGGTCCATGTCGAGGAGCGTAATGACTTGCCGATCGAAAGACCAGGGCGTGGCAGCGTACACCATGTGGCCTTCCGGGTGGATAACGAGGAAGAATTGAAACAATGGGTAGAACGCGTTCGCAACTACAGCTTCCCTAATTCCGGCTTCGTCGATCGCTTTTACTTCCGGTCCCTGTACTTCCGTGAAGCAAATGGCATCCTGTTTGAACTCGCAACGGATGGTCCGGGTTTTGATACGGACGAGGAACTTGCTCATCTGGGAGAATCGCTCGCTTTGCCTCCATTCCTGGAAGGCCGCCGGGCAGAGATTGAAGCCAATCTCAAACCTCTGGATACTGTAATTCGTTAA
- a CDS encoding TIGR02206 family membrane protein: MGYPQWLDPYDERPFIMFSNSHIWAIACTAIVIILLYLFRNHLRAWPERTRRVLRFTLAIFMIGCEVLLQIWYVYGGVWSVRTSLPLELCSLSLLLSAVLLLTRSRMLHSALLFAGTAGALMAIVTPNLGYTVPHFRFIQFFTAHACIILALLYMTWVEQLRPSWRSVVGSMVFVNVAALIVYGMDVLLEANYMFLRHKPETASVLDLLGPYPLYIVGEEVLAAVLFSLMYVLFFAIPERVRNRVKNERSSAV; this comes from the coding sequence ATGGGATATCCCCAGTGGCTTGACCCTTATGATGAACGGCCTTTTATCATGTTTTCGAATTCACACATATGGGCAATAGCCTGCACGGCAATAGTGATTATCTTGCTGTACCTGTTTAGAAATCACTTGAGAGCATGGCCGGAACGCACACGTAGGGTGCTGCGATTCACCTTAGCCATCTTTATGATAGGTTGTGAAGTGCTGCTTCAGATCTGGTATGTCTACGGCGGGGTATGGAGTGTGAGGACATCGCTTCCGCTGGAGCTGTGCAGTCTGTCCCTGTTGTTGTCGGCCGTACTGCTGTTAACACGCAGTCGTATGCTTCATTCGGCGTTATTATTTGCAGGGACTGCAGGTGCATTGATGGCGATCGTAACTCCCAACCTGGGTTATACCGTTCCACATTTTCGTTTTATTCAATTTTTTACGGCTCATGCCTGTATTATACTTGCCTTGCTCTATATGACCTGGGTAGAACAGCTTCGTCCAAGCTGGCGATCGGTCGTGGGTTCGATGGTTTTTGTTAATGTGGCGGCGCTCATTGTATATGGAATGGATGTGCTTCTGGAAGCCAATTATATGTTTCTTCGTCACAAACCGGAGACGGCATCCGTGCTGGATCTTCTGGGACCGTACCCGTTATATATCGTGGGAGAAGAAGTACTGGCAGCCGTATTGTTTTCGCTCATGTACGTACTGTTCTTCGCCATTCCGGAGCGAGTGAGGAACCGGGTGAAGAACGAGAGAAGCTCCGCGGTATGA
- a CDS encoding acyltransferase, which translates to MGKPRIEEWTQLRGIAFLAIVMQHNIAEYIYRSDIEQPDSVMLTMIYHLTRFGTPTFVFLSGVMLFYHHHQVKPEYRPFIRKRFGDIYVPFVLWTLIYWLSVRIFTPAFWLSGTPDVRSLIRELFIPQTGYHLWFVIMIFQFYVLFPLFRLGVQFVNSQLTKTTRITRMHSVILLVLLAAGMYSLLMKWSYYDMASWTATLAKPWSTLLEYRSYSWVMYWFYFLLGAVCAWAVDTWRNWTIRALPWMISLFIGMYFWLGYDVLRGSGDVVNLNISTYLKPTTFIIIMAQMFMLYGFLVLLRGKTTKFLGALTWIGRYSFGGYLVHALVIYAIAYFTRPLQLGGWHLPVTLLSFLVTAATALAISYGLSRLPGSRYTVGLQRKRSRNLPGQGSDTAEPRLKAGSVTPLSASAGPSSETS; encoded by the coding sequence TTGGGTAAACCGCGTATAGAAGAGTGGACGCAGCTGCGCGGGATCGCGTTTCTCGCCATCGTCATGCAGCATAATATTGCGGAATATATCTATCGTTCAGATATCGAACAGCCGGATTCCGTCATGCTGACCATGATCTATCATCTCACCAGGTTCGGAACGCCGACCTTTGTCTTTTTGTCCGGTGTGATGCTTTTTTATCATCATCATCAGGTCAAGCCGGAATACCGTCCATTCATCCGAAAACGATTTGGGGATATTTATGTGCCCTTTGTTCTCTGGACACTGATCTACTGGCTGTCTGTTCGCATTTTCACACCTGCATTTTGGCTCTCGGGCACGCCGGATGTCCGCAGCTTGATCCGCGAGCTTTTCATCCCTCAGACAGGATATCATCTCTGGTTTGTCATTATGATTTTTCAGTTTTATGTGTTATTTCCTTTGTTCCGGCTCGGGGTTCAATTCGTGAACAGTCAGCTTACCAAAACCACCAGAATAACGCGCATGCATTCCGTTATATTGCTTGTTCTGCTTGCAGCAGGGATGTATAGCTTGCTAATGAAGTGGTCCTATTACGACATGGCCAGCTGGACAGCAACCCTTGCGAAGCCATGGTCTACATTGCTGGAGTATCGTTCCTACTCCTGGGTGATGTACTGGTTCTATTTTTTACTTGGGGCAGTTTGCGCCTGGGCTGTAGACACTTGGAGAAACTGGACCATTCGTGCACTACCATGGATGATCAGTCTTTTTATTGGCATGTACTTCTGGCTGGGTTACGATGTGCTCAGAGGGTCTGGGGATGTAGTTAATCTTAATATATCGACATATCTGAAGCCGACAACGTTCATTATTATTATGGCGCAGATGTTCATGTTATATGGATTCCTTGTTCTGTTACGAGGCAAAACAACGAAGTTCCTGGGCGCTCTCACCTGGATCGGCCGCTATTCGTTCGGCGGATATCTAGTGCATGCTCTGGTGATATATGCGATCGCCTACTTCACCAGACCACTCCAGCTTGGCGGCTGGCATCTGCCGGTAACCTTGCTGTCATTTCTGGTGACAGCTGCCACAGCGCTGGCCATTAGCTATGGACTATCCCGATTACCGGGTTCCCGTTATACGGTCGGGTTACAGCGTAAGCGGAGCAGGAACTTGCCTGGTCAAGGTTCGGATACTGCAGAGCCTCGGCTTAAAGCCGGATCAGTTACACCTCTGAGTGCAAGTGCAGGCCCTTCTTCTGAAACAAGCTAG
- a CDS encoding SDR family oxidoreductase produces the protein MSEQRLNGKVAIVTGGGSGIGQATAIRFAEHGAKVYMLDRTPEKAEETKQTIEQAGGEAYVIECDISKPDHVQKAINQAAAEAGKLDIVFANAGINGTMAPIETMEPEDWDQTMEINMRGTFATVKYAIPHLKDRGGSIIITSSINGNRVFSGIGFSAYASSKAGQTAFTKMAALELARYKIRVNAVCPGAIDTNIDDNTYPSDDLKDVQIPVEFPEGHEHPLKGEPGTSEQVANLVLFLASDESSHVTGTRIYVDGAESLLRG, from the coding sequence ATGAGTGAACAGCGTTTGAATGGAAAAGTGGCGATTGTGACCGGTGGTGGCTCCGGTATTGGGCAGGCTACCGCGATTCGTTTTGCAGAGCATGGAGCCAAAGTCTACATGCTGGACCGTACACCAGAGAAAGCGGAAGAAACGAAGCAGACCATTGAGCAGGCTGGCGGTGAAGCGTATGTGATTGAATGCGATATTTCCAAGCCGGACCATGTGCAAAAAGCCATTAATCAAGCTGCGGCTGAAGCCGGCAAGCTGGATATTGTATTCGCCAATGCAGGGATCAACGGCACCATGGCGCCGATTGAAACGATGGAACCGGAAGACTGGGACCAAACGATGGAGATTAATATGCGCGGCACGTTTGCAACCGTCAAATACGCCATCCCCCATCTGAAGGACCGTGGAGGCAGCATCATCATCACCAGTTCGATTAACGGTAACCGGGTATTCTCAGGTATCGGGTTCTCTGCATACGCTTCCAGCAAAGCCGGGCAAACTGCTTTTACGAAGATGGCTGCGCTCGAACTGGCCCGTTACAAGATTCGCGTCAATGCCGTATGTCCTGGTGCCATCGACACCAATATCGATGACAACACCTATCCATCCGATGATCTGAAGGATGTACAGATCCCCGTGGAGTTCCCGGAAGGCCATGAACATCCGCTCAAGGGTGAACCTGGTACTTCGGAACAGGTAGCCAACCTGGTGCTTTTCCTGGCTTCCGACGAGTCTTCCCATGTCACAGGTACACGAATCTATGTGGATGGTGCAGAATCCCTCCTTCGGGGATAA
- a CDS encoding MFS transporter, which yields MNFSWKRNLVILWIGVFFCSTAYSISIPFLPLFLSGDLGVRDHLEFWSGLAFGITFLASALVSPFWGSLADKYGRKPMLIRSGYSLAVLYLINYFVQDPYSLIVVRLFQGLLAGFVPAAIALVGTNTPEDKTGYALGIMSTAGATGGIIGPLIGGVVSHYYGNRNAFLFSAIVVLVSAVIATFWVKEENFNRNKPRSHVMDDIREARANRLFITVLGMMGICTFSVMILEPLLTVYVMEMGIQPDRASLSSGIIFSAVGIATVIMAPRWGKIGQRIGYGKVLIIGLIGGAVGNLLQFFTTGYIGFGVLRFVYGLFFAAVFPAINAMIVQATDPGFRGRAFSLNQSASQIGTMAGPIIGGILGGWLPIRWIFIINGLALLITAIVAKWSGLEHKLPGSGKSASKKAVTADR from the coding sequence ATGAACTTCTCGTGGAAGCGTAATCTGGTGATTTTGTGGATTGGTGTATTTTTTTGCAGCACCGCGTATTCAATTTCCATCCCGTTTTTGCCCTTGTTTCTGAGCGGCGATCTCGGTGTTCGTGATCACCTGGAGTTTTGGTCAGGGCTGGCCTTTGGCATCACGTTTCTGGCCAGTGCACTGGTGTCTCCATTCTGGGGTTCCCTGGCAGACAAATACGGACGCAAGCCGATGCTGATCCGGTCGGGATACAGCCTTGCGGTTTTGTATTTAATCAATTACTTTGTACAGGACCCATATTCACTCATTGTAGTCCGGCTATTTCAGGGATTGCTGGCTGGTTTCGTTCCGGCTGCAATTGCCCTTGTGGGTACGAATACACCAGAAGATAAGACCGGATACGCGCTGGGTATCATGTCTACCGCCGGAGCTACGGGCGGGATCATTGGTCCGCTGATTGGCGGTGTGGTAAGCCACTACTATGGCAATCGAAATGCTTTTTTATTTTCGGCCATTGTGGTGCTCGTCTCTGCGGTAATCGCGACCTTCTGGGTAAAAGAGGAGAATTTCAATCGCAATAAGCCGCGTTCCCATGTCATGGATGATATCCGTGAAGCCAGAGCGAATCGTCTGTTTATTACTGTGCTAGGCATGATGGGCATCTGTACCTTTTCCGTCATGATTCTTGAGCCGCTGCTCACGGTCTATGTCATGGAGATGGGGATTCAGCCGGACAGGGCATCACTCAGCTCAGGTATTATTTTCTCAGCGGTAGGTATAGCTACCGTCATTATGGCACCGAGATGGGGGAAGATTGGTCAACGCATCGGTTACGGCAAAGTGCTGATTATTGGACTCATCGGCGGGGCGGTGGGGAATCTGCTGCAATTTTTCACGACAGGTTATATCGGTTTTGGTGTTTTGCGGTTTGTATATGGGTTGTTCTTCGCGGCTGTGTTCCCGGCCATCAATGCCATGATTGTGCAGGCGACGGACCCGGGTTTCCGAGGAAGGGCCTTTAGCTTGAATCAGTCAGCGTCCCAGATCGGTACGATGGCAGGACCCATTATCGGTGGTATTCTCGGTGGATGGCTGCCTATTCGCTGGATTTTTATCATCAATGGACTGGCGCTCTTAATCACAGCGATTGTAGCCAAATGGTCTGGCTTGGAGCACAAGCTCCCGGGTTCAGGAAAATCAGCATCGAAGAAAGCGGTAACAGCAGATCGATAG
- a CDS encoding peptidylprolyl isomerase translates to MSLRWKKTTAASLIMALLLIVISGCGRPSSSATEPVPAPPEGQNPVATIEMQDGQKIVIELYPDIAPNTVYNFISLANQGFYDGLIFHRVVPGFMIQGGDPNGNGTGGPGYAIKGEFTSNGHKNNLKHTRGVISMARESGKLDSAGSQFFIMAADDENLDAQYASFGKVTEGMDVVDSIVNQPTEGVKPVTDQVMKKVTVDTHGLEYPEPVKMPEE, encoded by the coding sequence ATGTCTTTACGATGGAAAAAAACAACTGCTGCATCGCTGATCATGGCGCTGCTGCTTATTGTTATTAGCGGCTGCGGACGCCCTTCGAGCAGCGCGACGGAACCCGTTCCTGCGCCGCCTGAAGGTCAAAACCCGGTAGCCACGATTGAAATGCAGGACGGGCAAAAAATCGTGATCGAACTCTATCCGGATATTGCGCCCAACACGGTATACAATTTCATCTCGCTGGCCAATCAGGGTTTCTATGATGGCCTCATCTTTCACCGGGTTGTTCCGGGCTTCATGATTCAAGGTGGAGATCCGAATGGTAATGGGACAGGCGGCCCCGGATATGCTATTAAGGGTGAATTCACATCCAACGGGCACAAAAATAATCTGAAGCACACACGCGGGGTTATCTCTATGGCAAGGGAATCTGGAAAACTCGATTCAGCTGGTTCCCAATTTTTCATCATGGCAGCAGACGATGAGAATTTAGATGCTCAATATGCTTCTTTTGGCAAAGTCACAGAAGGTATGGATGTGGTGGATAGCATCGTTAATCAGCCTACTGAAGGAGTAAAACCGGTTACGGATCAAGTCATGAAAAAAGTGACTGTGGACACGCATGGATTGGAATATCCTGAACCTGTTAAAATGCCTGAGGAATAA
- a CDS encoding NHLP leader peptide family RiPP precursor, whose protein sequence is MMVSERTMHEDIIEKAWTDEHFRQQLHSNPKQALRDAFGIDIPDNVKIRTVEEQQNDYVLVIPPNPSKVNYDVNCGPWRT, encoded by the coding sequence ATGATGGTATCTGAGAGAACAATGCATGAGGATATTATTGAAAAGGCCTGGACCGATGAACATTTCAGACAGCAGCTGCATTCCAATCCAAAACAGGCACTTCGCGATGCATTCGGTATTGATATTCCGGACAACGTTAAGATCCGTACAGTAGAAGAACAGCAGAATGATTATGTTCTTGTTATTCCGCCCAATCCCTCCAAAGTGAATTATGACGTGAATTGTGGACCTTGGAGAACCTAA
- a CDS encoding stalk domain-containing protein, which produces MKKKAVIGLMVGTLTLGIGTGALAATGLEPIKAYLNSKISLKMNGATVTAKDANGKTVLPITYNGTTYLPVRAVGTLLGTEITYDSATSSVLIGGENGTGPVTKDKVTLSTLGTTVLGSTAWHTKDPAETTYKGKDYKDVYLHTDSVKQGDDFQIMTGKKYSSLHLELAALVGNQEIQVINQDNTVLKKLSISPGSGLVSLDVDVSGTEAVFVEIVSEDPGSSLFVPLTTSYLVK; this is translated from the coding sequence GTGAAGAAAAAAGCCGTAATCGGACTAATGGTGGGCACTCTGACACTCGGTATTGGTACAGGGGCACTGGCAGCAACAGGGCTTGAACCAATTAAGGCCTATCTGAACAGCAAGATTTCTCTGAAAATGAATGGAGCAACCGTGACAGCCAAGGATGCCAATGGCAAGACGGTACTGCCAATTACCTACAATGGAACAACGTATTTACCCGTGCGTGCAGTGGGCACATTGCTCGGAACGGAAATCACTTATGACAGTGCAACTTCATCCGTCCTGATTGGTGGAGAAAATGGAACCGGGCCAGTAACAAAGGATAAAGTAACACTAAGTACACTTGGAACAACTGTATTAGGATCTACAGCATGGCATACCAAAGATCCTGCGGAGACTACTTACAAAGGCAAGGATTACAAAGATGTATATCTGCATACCGATTCCGTGAAGCAAGGGGACGACTTCCAGATCATGACGGGCAAAAAGTATTCTTCCCTGCATCTGGAATTGGCCGCTCTTGTTGGTAATCAGGAGATACAGGTAATCAACCAGGACAATACGGTGCTCAAAAAGCTGAGTATATCGCCGGGAAGCGGTTTGGTAAGCTTGGACGTGGATGTATCAGGCACAGAAGCTGTTTTTGTTGAGATTGTTTCAGAAGATCCAGGTTCATCGCTGTTTGTACCTCTTACAACATCGTATTTGGTTAAATAA